From one Sulfurovum sp. UBA12169 genomic stretch:
- a CDS encoding ATP-dependent Clp protease adaptor ClpS, whose product MPKFEEELDCPVELKEPARYKVLLHNDDYTSMDFVVEILVRIFYKNHSEAERIMLQIHEKGKAICGIYSFEIAQTKAQQVKQLAKQNEFPLLATIEEDV is encoded by the coding sequence ATGCCAAAGTTTGAAGAAGAGTTAGATTGTCCGGTCGAATTAAAAGAACCGGCACGATACAAAGTATTGCTGCATAATGATGACTATACAAGTATGGATTTTGTGGTAGAGATACTCGTGCGCATCTTTTATAAAAATCATAGCGAAGCCGAACGCATTATGCTCCAGATTCATGAAAAAGGAAAAGCCATATGCGGGATCTATTCTTTTGAAATAGCACAAACCAAGGCACAGCAAGTAAAGCAGCTTGCCAAGCAAAACGAGTTTCCTTTACTTGCTACAATTGAAGAGGATGTCTAG
- a CDS encoding type IV pili twitching motility protein PilT yields MEEKLKLYLRTMISNKGSDLHVKSGAIVRVRIDGILKLLGKEAVSAPEVDTIAQEIMTQEQYEKLKSDKSLDFTYVLSEEYRFRVNFFYQMDGLSAVFRVIPVKIASLDELNLPEVIKTFTQIQRGLVLVTGVTGSGKSTTLAALLDKINNEQKKHIITIEDPIEFIHKDKGCLINQRSIGQDTRSFSDALRGALREDPDIILVGEMRDLETIDIALHAANTGHLVFSTLHTLDAKETIDRIIGMFEKEEQNRIRGSLASVLEGVISQRLIPTKTGGRIAGIEILKKTARIQQLIMENRDYEIPDALSEGKEIYGTQTFDQALLDLVRFDTISQETALEYASNPSDLKLKMQGVGKGALVDENAYMRKTEVFDFKEVE; encoded by the coding sequence ATGGAAGAAAAACTCAAGCTATATCTTCGTACAATGATCAGCAACAAAGGAAGCGACCTTCATGTAAAATCAGGCGCAATTGTAAGAGTGCGGATAGATGGTATCTTGAAGTTGTTGGGAAAAGAGGCTGTGAGTGCCCCCGAAGTAGATACCATTGCTCAAGAAATCATGACACAAGAGCAGTACGAGAAACTCAAATCAGACAAGAGCCTTGATTTTACCTATGTTTTGAGCGAAGAGTATCGTTTTCGTGTAAACTTCTTTTATCAAATGGACGGCTTGAGCGCTGTTTTCCGTGTGATTCCGGTAAAAATAGCTTCGCTTGACGAGCTAAACCTTCCTGAAGTAATTAAAACATTTACGCAAATACAGCGCGGATTGGTATTGGTCACAGGGGTCACGGGAAGCGGCAAGTCAACCACGTTGGCAGCACTGCTTGATAAAATAAACAATGAACAAAAAAAACATATTATTACCATCGAGGATCCTATAGAGTTTATCCATAAAGATAAAGGATGCTTGATCAATCAGCGATCCATAGGCCAGGATACTCGCTCTTTTTCTGACGCGCTTAGGGGTGCGCTCAGAGAAGATCCTGATATCATACTGGTGGGAGAGATGAGGGATTTGGAAACCATAGATATCGCATTGCATGCAGCCAATACGGGCCACTTGGTTTTTTCTACTTTGCACACACTTGATGCCAAGGAAACCATAGACAGAATCATAGGTATGTTTGAAAAAGAAGAGCAAAACCGTATTCGGGGGTCTTTAGCTTCTGTGCTGGAGGGAGTGATTTCTCAGAGATTGATTCCCACTAAAACAGGGGGAAGGATTGCGGGCATTGAAATTCTTAAAAAGACAGCCAGAATTCAACAGCTTATTATGGAAAACCGTGACTATGAAATCCCCGATGCGCTCTCTGAGGGAAAAGAAATATATGGGACACAAACTTTTGATCAGGCCCTTTTGGATCTTGTGCGTTTTGATACTATCTCTCAGGAGACAGCATTGGAGTATGCCAGCAATCCGTCTGATTTGAAATTGAAAATGCAAGGCGTTGGAAAAGGTGCGCTTGTAGATGAAAATGCATACATGCGCAAAACAGAAGTATTTGATTTTAAAGAGGTAGAGTAA
- a CDS encoding porphobilinogen synthase, with protein sequence MFTRFRRRRINPVLRDLLQETHLRIDDFIYPLFARNGTGIKNEVASMPGVYQMSIDEIIKECEELKKLGIYAIILFGIPDVKDSVGSDAMCEHGIIAQTIRAIKSAHPEMFIVTDLCFCEYTDHGHCGVLDPVLHTVDNDITLDNLAAQAVVHAKAGADMIAPSGMMDGMITAIRKGLDAAGYENLPVMSYSTKFASAYYGPFRDVAESSPSFGDRRSYQMNPANRSEAIAESMEDEKEGADILMVKPALAYLDIVRDIKNNTNLPLAVYNVSGEYAMLKMAAKAGVIDYEKVMMETLIAFKRAGADIIITYHAKEAALLLQK encoded by the coding sequence ATGTTTACACGTTTTAGAAGAAGAAGAATCAATCCGGTTTTAAGAGACCTGCTCCAAGAAACGCATCTGCGTATAGATGATTTTATCTATCCGCTTTTTGCAAGAAACGGCACAGGAATTAAAAACGAAGTGGCCTCGATGCCGGGTGTTTACCAAATGAGCATTGATGAAATCATCAAAGAGTGTGAAGAGCTAAAGAAACTGGGAATTTACGCCATCATACTTTTTGGAATACCTGACGTCAAAGACAGCGTAGGCAGCGACGCGATGTGCGAACACGGAATCATCGCTCAGACGATCAGGGCGATCAAAAGTGCACACCCTGAAATGTTTATTGTGACAGATCTTTGTTTTTGCGAGTACACGGACCACGGGCATTGCGGCGTGCTTGATCCTGTTTTGCATACTGTTGACAACGATATTACGCTTGATAACCTTGCCGCACAAGCAGTCGTACATGCGAAGGCGGGCGCAGATATGATTGCCCCAAGCGGAATGATGGATGGAATGATCACCGCAATCAGAAAAGGACTTGATGCGGCCGGATATGAAAATCTTCCTGTAATGAGCTACTCTACTAAATTTGCCTCGGCCTACTATGGTCCATTCCGGGACGTAGCAGAATCAAGCCCAAGCTTTGGAGACAGAAGAAGCTACCAGATGAATCCTGCCAACAGAAGTGAAGCGATCGCCGAAAGCATGGAGGATGAAAAAGAGGGAGCAGATATCCTGATGGTCAAACCCGCCCTTGCTTATCTTGATATAGTCAGAGATATCAAAAACAATACCAATCTGCCTTTGGCTGTCTATAATGTCTCAGGCGAATATGCTATGCTCAAAATGGCTGCCAAGGCAGGTGTTATAGACTATGAAAAGGTGATGATGGAAACATTGATCGCATTTAAACGTGCCGGAGCGGATATCATCATTACTTACCATGCAAAAGAGGCGGCTCTCTTGCTGCAAAAATAA
- a CDS encoding leucyl/phenylalanyl-tRNA--protein transferase produces the protein MASMFEEGYCVPPLGDSYIFPNPRLASDEGLLAYGGDLSVNRLLTAYRKGIFPWYNAGDPILWWSPNPRLLLYPDRFKVKKSFHRVLRNGQFTVTFDRQFADVINLCATVPREGQRSSWIIPEMRMAYLELYRHGFAHSVEVYKEGKLVGGLYGIAMGKGFFGESMFSLVSNASKVAFKALSDVLGSKGYDFIDCQMKTGHLVSLGAQVITRDRFLDELELTLQKPSDLGHWHHFFWEYNNG, from the coding sequence ATGGCTTCGATGTTTGAGGAGGGGTACTGTGTTCCTCCATTGGGGGATTCTTATATTTTTCCAAACCCGCGGCTTGCTTCAGATGAAGGACTGCTTGCGTATGGGGGCGATCTTTCGGTAAATCGTCTTTTAACTGCATACCGTAAAGGTATTTTTCCTTGGTATAATGCAGGGGATCCGATACTGTGGTGGTCTCCTAACCCTAGACTTTTACTCTATCCTGATCGCTTCAAAGTAAAAAAATCTTTCCATCGTGTGCTGCGAAACGGACAATTTACTGTAACTTTTGACAGGCAGTTTGCCGATGTAATCAATCTGTGCGCAACCGTTCCAAGAGAGGGACAAAGAAGTTCCTGGATTATTCCGGAAATGCGAATGGCCTACCTGGAACTTTATCGGCATGGATTTGCCCATAGTGTCGAGGTATACAAAGAGGGCAAATTGGTAGGAGGGCTTTATGGCATTGCAATGGGAAAAGGTTTTTTTGGCGAATCAATGTTTTCGTTGGTTTCTAACGCATCCAAGGTCGCTTTTAAGGCACTAAGTGATGTTTTAGGCTCTAAAGGCTATGATTTTATAGATTGCCAAATGAAAACAGGTCATTTGGTAAGTTTAGGCGCCCAGGTAATTACAAGGGATAGATTCTTGGATGAACTTGAGCTTACTTTACAAAAACCTAGCGATTTAGGGCATTGGCATCATTTTTTTTGGGAGTATAATAATGGTTAA
- a CDS encoding rhomboid family intramembrane serine protease: MDLQKLVDGGALYGPYVVFKEEWWRLGSAMFLHGGMTHFLMNMVSLYLIGRGAEIYFDAKSYMGIYFFSGIIGSLVSLTVHPQSVGVGASGAVFGLFGALAGFFLAHRDKIAPQSKAFMKDFGIIILVNGIFGLAIPSVDMSAHIGGLVVGFVGGFMIQRNAQWFIFYVIAMAAVIFFFYAALPGVYRDIFRP, encoded by the coding sequence ATGGATTTGCAAAAACTGGTTGATGGGGGCGCATTGTATGGTCCTTATGTGGTATTCAAAGAGGAGTGGTGGCGTTTGGGAAGCGCGATGTTTTTGCACGGCGGAATGACGCATTTTTTGATGAATATGGTCTCTTTGTATCTTATAGGAAGAGGTGCGGAGATCTATTTTGATGCCAAGTCGTATATGGGGATTTACTTTTTTTCAGGGATTATCGGATCGCTTGTTTCTTTGACAGTGCATCCTCAGAGTGTGGGTGTCGGGGCATCGGGTGCGGTATTTGGTCTTTTTGGGGCCTTGGCAGGATTTTTCCTGGCACATCGTGACAAGATTGCCCCGCAAAGCAAAGCGTTTATGAAAGATTTCGGAATAATCATTCTTGTTAATGGTATATTTGGATTGGCCATCCCAAGTGTGGACATGAGCGCGCATATTGGAGGGCTGGTCGTAGGATTTGTTGGCGGATTTATGATTCAGCGAAATGCACAATGGTTTATATTTTATGTCATAGCGATGGCAGCAGTCATCTTCTTTTTTTATGCCGCTCTGCCAGGGGTGTATAGGGATATATTCAGGCCATGA
- the ribA gene encoding GTP cyclohydrolase II, whose protein sequence is MNSIKISKVAQLPTSYGTFKIQAFREHEKEHLAIFTEPLPEIPVVRVHSECLTGDALGSLKCDCGQQLQAALKYIAKEGGMVIYHRQEGRNIGLLNKVNAYALQDQGYDTVAANHQLGFKADERTYEVVEFILNFFGIKKMKLLTNNPKKIESLENIEIVERLPIQMESNPYNEGYLKVKKEQMGHLL, encoded by the coding sequence ATGAATAGTATCAAAATATCAAAAGTCGCACAGCTTCCTACAAGCTACGGCACGTTTAAAATTCAAGCATTTAGAGAGCATGAGAAAGAGCATTTGGCTATTTTTACTGAACCTCTGCCGGAAATTCCGGTGGTGCGTGTACATTCTGAATGCCTGACAGGGGATGCGCTTGGTTCTTTAAAGTGCGATTGCGGGCAACAGCTTCAAGCAGCATTGAAGTATATTGCCAAAGAAGGCGGTATGGTTATTTATCACAGGCAAGAAGGCAGAAATATAGGGCTTCTTAACAAAGTCAATGCCTATGCGCTTCAAGATCAAGGGTATGATACTGTCGCAGCCAACCATCAGCTTGGATTTAAAGCTGATGAGCGTACCTATGAGGTGGTTGAGTTTATTTTGAATTTTTTTGGAATTAAAAAAATGAAACTTCTTACCAACAATCCTAAAAAAATAGAAAGCCTCGAAAATATTGAGATCGTAGAGCGTTTACCCATACAAATGGAGTCTAATCCTTATAATGAAGGGTATTTGAAGGTCAAAAAAGAACAGATGGGACATTTGCTTTAG
- a CDS encoding aminodeoxychorismate synthase component I — protein sequence MWFNKENGFKKITDLTRTKTPFLFVISFDTQKIFASPLESLEKEIYYKLGDWRNYPPEKSAHKIFFDAFPVDFAHYKKTLEHIQEEIRAGNTYLLNLTFKTPINTNLTLKEIFTHANAKFKLYFKDEFICFSPEPFIEIKENIIATYPMKGTIDANLSNARSTILNNEKEMAEHVMIVDLMRNDLGMIASEVNVEKFRYIEKIQAGEKELLQVSSKITAKLPENWQDHFGALLSKILPAGSVSGTPKKSTVGIINRIEDYDRGFYTGIFGIYNNATVRSSVMIRFIEQENKKLFYKSGGGITLDSEASSEYQELIDKIYLPL from the coding sequence ATGTGGTTCAATAAAGAAAACGGCTTCAAAAAAATTACCGATTTGACCCGGACAAAAACTCCTTTCCTCTTTGTCATCTCCTTTGATACACAAAAAATCTTTGCCAGCCCTTTAGAATCGCTGGAAAAGGAAATTTACTACAAATTGGGAGATTGGCGTAATTATCCTCCAGAAAAATCTGCACACAAAATCTTTTTTGATGCATTTCCTGTTGATTTTGCCCATTACAAAAAAACACTAGAACACATACAAGAAGAGATACGCGCGGGCAATACCTATTTGCTCAATCTTACCTTCAAAACCCCCATAAATACTAATCTTACTCTCAAAGAAATTTTTACCCATGCAAACGCCAAATTCAAGCTCTATTTCAAAGATGAATTTATCTGTTTTTCACCCGAACCTTTTATAGAGATAAAAGAAAACATTATTGCAACATATCCTATGAAAGGCACCATAGATGCCAATCTCTCCAATGCCCGGTCAACAATCCTTAATAATGAAAAAGAGATGGCCGAACATGTGATGATCGTAGATCTGATGCGCAACGATCTTGGGATGATCGCCTCAGAAGTCAATGTAGAGAAATTCCGCTACATTGAGAAAATTCAAGCCGGAGAAAAAGAGCTTTTACAGGTTAGCTCAAAGATCACAGCCAAACTTCCTGAGAATTGGCAGGATCATTTTGGTGCACTTCTGTCTAAAATTCTGCCTGCAGGCTCAGTCTCAGGCACACCTAAAAAAAGCACTGTCGGTATCATCAACCGTATAGAAGATTATGATAGAGGTTTTTATACCGGTATTTTTGGCATCTATAACAATGCGACCGTGCGATCAAGTGTAATGATACGCTTTATAGAACAAGAGAACAAAAAACTTTTCTATAAAAGTGGCGGAGGCATCACTCTAGACAGTGAGGCGTCCAGCGAATACCAAGAGTTGATAGACAAAATTTATCTTCCCCTCTAA
- the bioD gene encoding dethiobiotin synthase translates to MQTLFIGATGTNVGKTHTTLLLIEGFAKQGVKVGVFKPIETGVEEEPQDAALLLKACQKVNPMFKTLTPKEVTAYTFALPAAPFCADTRHTIQKNQIMKKYHQLSALCDLLLIEGAGGLMVPIMKDFMVIDLIKQFQAKMLLITPSRLGCINDTLLSMEALRSRNIPFDWCVNLHQEKEYFDTVSKPFYDEVFPSWWSVQTDLNTFISSYLL, encoded by the coding sequence GTGCAAACACTTTTTATTGGTGCCACAGGAACCAATGTAGGCAAAACACACACCACGCTTCTGCTTATCGAAGGCTTTGCCAAACAAGGGGTAAAAGTAGGTGTTTTTAAGCCTATTGAAACAGGAGTAGAAGAAGAACCGCAAGATGCGGCTCTTCTTCTTAAAGCCTGCCAAAAAGTAAATCCAATGTTTAAAACCCTTACCCCAAAAGAGGTCACTGCATACACTTTTGCTCTCCCTGCTGCACCATTTTGTGCGGACACAAGGCATACTATACAAAAAAATCAAATCATGAAAAAATATCATCAGCTCTCAGCACTTTGCGACTTGCTTTTAATTGAAGGCGCAGGGGGACTGATGGTGCCCATAATGAAAGATTTCATGGTGATAGACCTCATCAAACAGTTTCAGGCCAAAATGCTCTTGATTACACCCAGTCGTCTGGGGTGCATCAATGACACTTTACTTTCAATGGAAGCCCTACGGTCTCGAAATATCCCCTTTGACTGGTGTGTCAATCTGCATCAAGAGAAAGAGTATTTTGATACGGTCAGCAAACCCTTTTATGACGAAGTATTTCCCTCATGGTGGAGCGTTCAGACAGATCTCAACACATTTATTAGCAGCTATTTGCTATAA
- a CDS encoding aspartate carbamoyltransferase, with product MQHLLDTTDLSDKQIIQILEDAKRFKHQRPPHLLRDKLLITLFFENSTRTRSSFEVAAKRLGATVVHLDPSRSSTNKGETLEDTFANLCAMEPDGVIIRHWENDTPQLLADKKMTSVINAGAGNYAHPTQALLDLFTMQEHFGDLKGKTIAIVGDIVSSRVASSGIRLFTRMGMNVILVAPKPFMPHSDLPQYESLEEVLDKVNIIMSLRAQLERHASPIFDDYQEYAKHYCITNERLQDREILILHPGPVMRNIDISNEVLNDPRCKVLPQVNNGVYIRMAVLKLLLLDS from the coding sequence ATGCAGCATTTATTAGATACTACCGATCTCTCAGACAAGCAGATAATTCAAATATTGGAAGATGCGAAACGCTTTAAGCATCAACGCCCTCCGCACCTGCTTCGTGACAAACTTCTTATCACTCTTTTTTTTGAAAATTCCACGCGCACACGAAGCTCTTTTGAAGTTGCAGCCAAAAGACTCGGGGCTACAGTAGTGCATCTTGACCCCTCGAGAAGTTCGACCAATAAAGGCGAAACGCTTGAAGATACTTTTGCCAATCTTTGTGCTATGGAGCCTGATGGTGTAATTATACGCCACTGGGAAAATGATACGCCGCAACTCTTGGCAGACAAAAAAATGACCTCAGTAATCAATGCGGGCGCAGGAAACTACGCACACCCTACCCAAGCCCTTCTTGACCTTTTTACCATGCAGGAACATTTTGGCGATCTAAAAGGCAAAACCATTGCGATCGTCGGCGATATTGTCAGTTCACGGGTAGCCAGCTCCGGAATCCGGCTCTTTACGCGTATGGGAATGAACGTAATCCTTGTCGCACCAAAACCTTTCATGCCTCACAGTGATCTGCCGCAATACGAGTCTCTTGAAGAGGTGCTGGACAAGGTCAATATTATTATGAGCCTTAGAGCGCAGCTTGAACGTCATGCTTCGCCGATCTTTGATGATTATCAAGAGTATGCCAAACACTACTGTATTACCAACGAAAGACTGCAAGACAGAGAAATCCTCATATTGCACCCAGGACCTGTGATGCGCAATATCGATATCTCTAATGAGGTACTCAACGATCCAAGGTGCAAAGTCCTGCCCCAGGTCAATAACGGCGTCTATATCCGTATGGCTGTCTTAAAGCTATTGCTTTTGGATTCTTAA
- a CDS encoding transaldolase: MVNTEIGFSLWLDFVERDFLRNDFINLIESGTINGATSNPSIFASAITTSDAYKEQLELLFGKSAKEKYEALAIADIKMAAIELRGIYDEGRDGYISIEVDPFLSNDTHATVEEGKRLFKAIGEPNVMVKVPATEAGYAAMTELLSTGISVNATLIFSPEQAKKCLSAMKQGLDIFENSGGRRAEAVISIFVSRFDRLLDPLLKEKGLPTAKTGILNAAKIYNLIEDNRTPSIRTLFASTGVKGNDLDADYYIRELLAPRSVNTAPLSTIESYIKSKATPPKLPIADEEIDAYFDALKVAGISMEEAYDILLREGLEAFEKAFQEMLETLG, translated from the coding sequence ATGGTTAACACGGAAATCGGTTTTTCGTTGTGGTTGGATTTTGTGGAGAGGGATTTCCTTAGAAATGATTTTATAAATTTGATTGAATCGGGCACCATTAATGGCGCAACTAGCAATCCTTCTATTTTTGCCTCAGCTATTACAACTTCTGACGCTTATAAAGAGCAACTGGAGCTTCTTTTTGGAAAAAGTGCCAAAGAGAAGTATGAAGCGCTTGCGATTGCAGATATTAAAATGGCTGCAATTGAACTCAGAGGTATTTATGATGAAGGCAGAGACGGTTATATTTCTATCGAAGTAGACCCTTTTTTATCCAACGATACACATGCAACGGTCGAAGAAGGAAAAAGGCTTTTTAAGGCGATAGGCGAACCCAACGTTATGGTGAAAGTGCCTGCGACAGAAGCAGGATATGCCGCGATGACGGAATTGCTTAGCACCGGGATATCAGTCAATGCAACATTGATCTTCTCTCCTGAACAAGCCAAAAAATGTCTGTCTGCGATGAAACAAGGATTGGATATTTTTGAAAATAGCGGCGGGAGAAGAGCTGAAGCGGTTATTTCAATTTTTGTAAGCCGTTTTGACAGACTGCTTGACCCTCTCTTAAAAGAAAAAGGGTTGCCTACGGCAAAAACAGGTATTTTAAATGCAGCAAAAATCTATAACCTTATCGAGGATAATCGTACACCAAGCATCCGCACTCTTTTTGCGAGTACAGGAGTAAAGGGTAATGATCTGGATGCAGATTATTATATCCGTGAACTTCTGGCACCGCGTTCTGTCAATACGGCGCCTTTGTCTACCATAGAATCCTATATCAAATCCAAAGCTACACCGCCAAAATTGCCTATTGCCGATGAAGAGATCGATGCATATTTTGATGCACTTAAAGTTGCCGGCATTTCTATGGAAGAAGCATACGATATATTGCTCCGCGAGGGACTGGAAGCATTCGAAAAAGCATTTCAAGAGATGCTGGAGACACTTGGATAG
- the clpA gene encoding ATP-dependent Clp protease ATP-binding subunit ClpA, with protein MISLALNDVFKHAVAYAKENRHEYLTVEHVFLAIIRSEEGKEILLALGANVTALKQGIAEHINKTIPILKEAVEPFETVALSRAINDMMTHIHSSGRTEAGIGDMLAAIFMQEHSYAVYLMKKEGIARVDVLEVISHRGIARKSDQKAEPKEETLLDQFTTELVGLAKKGNIDPVVGRAEEIERVMQTLCRRKKNNPLLVGEPGVGKTAIAEGLALKISQGEVPEVLKNAKIFALEMGALVAGTKYRGDFEKRLKGIIAELGTIENAILFVDEIHTMVGAGATSGGSMDASNLLKPALARGELKCIGATTYAEYRNFFDKDKALSRRFAKIDVEEPSAEDTMIILQGIKHKYESYHDIRFTDEALQSAIDLSVKYLHDRFLPDKAMDIIDEVGAHFMLKGKKGVVIQSEDIQRSVAKMLKLPSSIIGTDETKKLAALQKELASHIIGQDEAIKALVGAIKRSYAGLNVPDKPIGSFLFVGPTGVGKTALATQLAKSMGVHFERLDMSEYMEKHSVSRLVGAPPGYVGYEQGGLLTEMIKKHPHTVLLLDEVEKAHPDIMNILLQVMDGAKLTDNNGIVSDFKNVILIMTSNIGTKEANVMGFTKDVSMKTDKALADFFSPEFRNRLSATIYFNSLSLDVLTGIVDTEIDKLNRLLKAKKVTVKLDKKAKEYLAKEGYDERYGARHIARVIEEKIKETLTDEILFGALKNGGEAKVSYKKEKLNFLFEGK; from the coding sequence ATGATAAGTTTAGCACTCAATGATGTATTTAAGCATGCCGTAGCCTATGCCAAAGAGAATAGACATGAATATCTCACAGTTGAACATGTGTTTTTGGCGATCATAAGAAGCGAAGAAGGCAAAGAGATACTCCTGGCGCTCGGCGCAAATGTGACGGCACTCAAACAGGGAATCGCAGAGCACATTAACAAAACAATTCCCATACTCAAAGAAGCCGTCGAACCGTTTGAAACCGTGGCGCTCTCTCGGGCGATCAATGATATGATGACGCATATTCACAGTTCAGGGAGGACGGAGGCCGGTATTGGGGACATGCTCGCTGCTATTTTTATGCAAGAACACTCTTATGCGGTTTATTTGATGAAAAAAGAGGGAATTGCCAGGGTAGATGTTCTTGAAGTTATTTCGCATCGCGGCATAGCACGCAAATCAGATCAAAAGGCTGAGCCAAAAGAAGAGACATTGCTGGATCAATTTACCACAGAACTTGTCGGGCTTGCAAAAAAAGGAAATATTGATCCTGTTGTGGGGCGCGCAGAGGAGATTGAACGCGTTATGCAGACGTTATGCAGACGCAAAAAAAACAATCCTCTGTTGGTGGGAGAACCCGGCGTAGGAAAAACGGCTATTGCTGAGGGTTTGGCGCTTAAAATTTCCCAGGGTGAGGTTCCTGAAGTACTGAAAAATGCAAAGATATTTGCATTGGAGATGGGAGCACTGGTTGCCGGAACGAAATATAGGGGAGATTTTGAGAAACGGCTCAAAGGAATTATTGCCGAACTTGGAACGATAGAAAATGCTATTTTGTTTGTCGATGAGATTCACACCATGGTTGGTGCGGGTGCAACAAGCGGAGGAAGTATGGATGCTTCCAATCTGCTTAAGCCTGCTCTTGCCCGAGGAGAGCTGAAATGCATCGGTGCAACCACTTACGCAGAGTACAGAAACTTTTTTGATAAAGACAAAGCGCTAAGCAGAAGATTTGCCAAGATCGATGTGGAGGAGCCAAGCGCGGAAGATACAATGATCATCTTGCAAGGCATTAAGCACAAATATGAATCTTATCACGACATTCGTTTTACCGACGAAGCTCTGCAAAGTGCTATTGATTTGAGCGTCAAATATCTGCATGATAGATTTTTGCCGGATAAAGCAATGGATATCATCGATGAAGTGGGAGCACACTTTATGCTTAAGGGAAAAAAAGGCGTAGTGATACAATCTGAAGATATTCAGCGGAGTGTCGCAAAGATGCTTAAGCTTCCTTCATCCATCATAGGAACGGATGAAACAAAAAAACTTGCAGCGCTTCAAAAAGAGTTGGCATCACACATTATAGGCCAAGACGAAGCTATCAAGGCATTAGTGGGGGCCATTAAGCGATCCTATGCAGGACTTAATGTCCCCGATAAACCGATAGGATCATTTCTTTTTGTGGGTCCGACAGGCGTGGGAAAAACAGCATTGGCTACACAGCTGGCAAAATCTATGGGTGTGCATTTTGAGCGTTTGGATATGAGTGAGTATATGGAAAAACACTCTGTAAGCCGTTTGGTGGGTGCGCCTCCGGGGTATGTGGGGTATGAGCAGGGAGGATTACTTACGGAGATGATCAAAAAACATCCCCATACAGTACTGTTGCTTGATGAGGTAGAAAAAGCGCATCCGGATATTATGAATATTTTATTGCAAGTGATGGATGGTGCAAAGCTTACGGACAACAATGGAATAGTAAGCGACTTTAAAAATGTTATCTTGATCATGACTTCCAATATCGGCACCAAAGAAGCCAATGTGATGGGTTTTACCAAAGATGTTTCAATGAAAACAGATAAAGCTTTGGCAGATTTCTTTAGTCCGGAATTTAGAAATCGTCTGAGCGCAACGATTTATTTCAATTCGCTCTCCCTGGATGTGCTGACAGGGATCGTAGATACAGAAATTGATAAACTTAATAGGTTGCTAAAAGCAAAAAAAGTCACAGTCAAGCTTGATAAAAAAGCGAAAGAATATTTGGCTAAAGAGGGCTATGATGAGCGTTACGGCGCAAGACATATCGCGCGAGTGATTGAAGAAAAAATTAAAGAAACACTTACCGATGAAATTCTTTTTGGAGCACTCAAAAATGGGGGTGAAGCAAAAGTAAGCTATAAAAAAGAGAAGTTAAATTTTTTATTTGAGGGAAAATGA
- a CDS encoding 16S rRNA (guanine(527)-N(7))-methyltransferase RsmG, translated as MKIDESAAEKLVRFANLLHEWNQIHNFTGARTITDIYRNIVDSLYPLTFISLPKTLLDVGTGAGFPGLVLAVALPDTLVLLAEPLKKRVSFLKYAIMDLGLDNVTVEAKRVENIEHEPFELISSRAVTNTRLLLDLTQKVSDQKTAYLFYKGSRVFEEVGEVQHQLSYDIVQKNQRNYLYIKGQ; from the coding sequence ATCAAGATTGATGAAAGTGCAGCAGAAAAACTTGTTCGTTTTGCCAATCTGCTCCACGAATGGAATCAGATACATAACTTTACCGGCGCCAGAACGATAACCGATATCTATAGAAATATCGTTGACTCACTGTATCCTCTCACGTTTATCTCTCTCCCCAAAACATTATTGGATGTAGGTACCGGAGCAGGGTTTCCGGGTCTTGTATTGGCCGTTGCTCTGCCGGACACCTTGGTTTTGCTCGCCGAGCCTCTTAAAAAAAGAGTCTCTTTTCTTAAATATGCGATCATGGATTTGGGACTTGATAATGTAACCGTGGAAGCTAAAAGGGTAGAAAATATAGAGCATGAGCCTTTCGAGCTCATCTCTTCCCGCGCTGTGACAAATACTAGATTGCTTTTGGATTTGACGCAAAAGGTTAGTGATCAAAAAACAGCTTATTTGTTTTACAAAGGAAGCCGTGTTTTTGAAGAAGTCGGAGAGGTGCAACATCAGTTAAGTTATGATATAGTTCAAAAAAACCAACGCAATTATTTATATATTAAAGGGCAGTGA